A stretch of the Uranotaenia lowii strain MFRU-FL chromosome 3, ASM2978415v1, whole genome shotgun sequence genome encodes the following:
- the LOC129756834 gene encoding MIT domain-containing protein 1-like, whose translation MAQIAITLLTKAIEYDLNGRKLESLKLYEDGIEALLKESKAEVDPKRKQHFQAKIIEYMNRAEQVKALITRWRSRGEIRDKIHVVDGATGYSYARVFGKYMTDEVKELMVEEPYVRDHYQICNLVMLCELAVTSCRNLKFVKLLTVRDKKQNDEQGRAFQTLQESLKKQGVEFFVEYSEHMHDRQVILSNGYIIKIGRGLNYFKPVGSKYSLGAFNYHFRECRETNIDVFYCPENDKS comes from the exons atggcacaaattgCCATAACGTTGCTCACGAAAGCCATCGAATACGACCTGAACGGGCGCAAGTTGGAATCGCTCAAATTGTATGAAGATGGCATCGAAGCACTGCTCAAGGAATCCAAAG CTGAAGTGGACCCGAAACGGAAACAGCACTTCCAGGCAAAGATTATCGAATACATGAACCGGGCAGAGCAGGTGAAAGCGCTAATCACACGCTGGCGCAGCCGGGGGGAAATCCGTGACAAAATTCACGTCGTGGACGGTGCAACAGGTTACAGTTACGCCAGGGTCTTCGGCAAATATATGACGGACGAGGTCAAGGAACTGATGGTGGAGGAACCGTACGTGCGGGATCACTATCAGATTTGCAATCTGGTGATGTTGTGCGAGCTGGCCGTCACCAGCTGTAGGAATCTAAAGTTTGTTAAGCTGCTGACCGTTCGGGATAAGAAACAGAACGACGAACAGGGACGGGCCTTCCAGACGTTGCAGGAAAGTCTTAAGAAACAGGGAGTGGAATTTTTCGTGGAATATTCCGAGCATATGCATGACCGACAAGTGAT CCTCAGCAATGGATACATCATAAAAATTGGACGCGGACTTAATTATTTTAAACCCGTGGGGAGCAAATACAGCCTGGGAGCATTCAACTATCACTTTCGTGAGTGTAGGGAAACCAATATCGATGTATTTTACTGTCCTGAAAATGATAAATCTTAG